A window of Nomascus leucogenys isolate Asia chromosome X, Asia_NLE_v1, whole genome shotgun sequence contains these coding sequences:
- the GPR119 gene encoding glucose-dependent insulinotropic receptor gives MESSFSFGVILAVLASLIIATNTLVAVAVLLLIHKNDGVNLCFTLNLAVADTSIGVAISGLLTDQLSSPSRPTQKTLCSLRMAFVTSSAAASVLTVMLITFDRYLAIKQPFRYLKIMSGFVAGACIAGLWLVSYLIGFLPLGIPVFQQTAYKGHCSFFAVFHPHFVLTLSCVGFFPAMLLFVFFYCDMLKIASMHSQQIRKMEHAGAMAGGYRPPRTPSDFKALRTVSVLIGSFTLSWTPFLITGIVQVACQECHLYLVLERYLWLLGVGNSLLNPLIYAYWQKEVRLQLYHMALGVKKVLTSFLLFLSARNGGPKRPRESSCHIVTISSSEFDG, from the coding sequence ATGGAATCATCTTTCTCATTTGGAGTGATCCTTGCTGTCCTGGCCTCCCTCATCATTGCTACTAACACACTGGTGGCTGTGGCTGTGCTGCTGTTGATCCACAAGAATGATGGTGTCAATCTCTGCTTCACCTTGAATCTGGCTGTGGCTGACACCTCGATTGGTGTGGCCATCTCTGGCCTACTCACAGACCAGCTCTCCAGCCCTTCTCGGCCCACACAGAAGACCCTGTGCAGCCTGCGGATGGCATTTGTCACTTCCTCCGCAGCTGCCTCTGTCCTCACGGTCATGCTGATCACCTTTGACAGGTACCTTGCCATCAAGCAGCCCTTCCGCTACTTGAAGATCATGAGTGGGTTCGTGGCCGGCGCCTGCATTGCCGGGCTGTGGTTAGTGTCTTACCTCATTGGCTTCCTCCCACTCGGAATCCCCGTGTTCCAGCAGACTGCCTACAAAGGGCACTGCAGCTTCTTTGCTGTATTTCACCCTCACTTCGTACTGACCCTCTCCTGCGTTGGCTTCTTCCCAGCCATGctcctctttgtcttcttctACTGCGACATGCTCAAGATTGCCTCCATGCACAGCCAGCAGATCCGAAAGATGGAACATGCAGGAGCCATGGCTGGAGGTTATCGACCCCCACGGACTCCCAGTGACTTCAAAGCTCTCCGCACTGTGTCTGTTCTCATTGGGAGCTTCACTCTATCCTGGACCCCCTTCCTTATCACTGGCATTGTGCAGGTGGCCTGCCAGGAGTGTCACCTCTACCTTGTGCTGGAACGTTATCTGTGGCTGCTCGGCGTGGGCAACTCCCTGCTCAACCCACTCATCTATGCCTATTGGCAGAAGGAGGTGCGACTGCAGCTCTACCACATGGCCCTAGGAGTGAAGAAGGTGCTCACctcatttctcctctttctctcagccaggaatggtggccCAAAGAGGCCCAGGGAAAGTTCCTGTCACATCGTCACTATCTCCAGCTCAGAGTTTGATGGCTAA